A stretch of DNA from Ailuropoda melanoleuca isolate Jingjing chromosome X, ASM200744v2, whole genome shotgun sequence:
atcttcaaaataattaatGTAGAAAGCCAATATTTGAGCATgagtagagaaaagaaacagtgaaGACAAATAGTCACACACACAAGATGATAAAAGGGAATGTCACAAGGCTGATGGGATAAGACTAGGAGTGTGGGGATATATATTCTTCCTTAATAATATGAGAAGAAATTGAAAGTCTTGATAAAGATATAGAGACACTtagatgaaggaagaaaatttgGGGAAACTATAAATCTACATCATTTTCTTACTTCTGGTATtctttgaaattaatatattcttCCCCAGTCTCTACACAatgaatctatattttaaaaaagatctgtCCAATTGTGtaataaagaaaagttttttctAATTGTCCAAACTCTAAATTCAGTTGCTCAAACTCTGAATTTATGTAAGCAGATTATAAAAAATGGAACAACATAAGAGCATTCCAAATCATGAATTCTAAGTTAAATGAAATTCTTCAAAATTATGGTTAATTATAGCAGTGGGAGAAGATCATAAATGTTCTCAAAATTTCTGAAGTTCACATTTTTATATCTGCTTCCAGAATTCAATTAAAATGAGAGTTAGTGCCTAACAGAGATACAGCTTGATTTCACATGTTTTTTCTTTGGAACaccctcaaaaataaattattataaaatgatatataccAGGCTAACTATTTGAATAAAGTGACTTAGTATTTAAAGTATATGTAAAAgtttaaaagatgagaaagacCTTCCAAAATGTCTTTAGTTTTAATACAGTTAATCAGAACAgaggaataattttaatatatattttttagttaataaaatatCAAACGGTTGAGAATAATAAGCTAAATAATCAGGTTACATTCTGAATGCATTTTTCAGCCATGTGTTACTAGCTTTTTTATTCATGAGTTGAAGAGTAAATCTTTCTATACTAACTGCAAAATCAGTAGAAATATAATAGTCCTTTATACCACTAACTTTATTTCTCTGTGAAACAATGAAACTTTGGGGGTTAGGTTTCCTATGACTTCCCCGAATGCAACTTTCAAAATGCATGATATATAGTTTCCTAGCTGTAGAAAATGATCATACTCATTATTGCAAGGTTAAGCACGTCAGGTTCTCtactatttctatattttgttccttcctttAGGCTCACCTCCATAAAACCCATCACTCTgtacaaatacatacaaataccGAAGGACTGATTTACAATACTATTATANAATGAAACTTTGGGGGTTAGGTTTCCTATGACTTCCCCGAATGCAACTTTCAAAATGCATGATATATAGTTTCCTAGCTGTAGAAAATGATCATACTCATTATTGCAAGGTTAAGCACGTCAGGTTCTCtactatttctgtattttgttccttCCTTTAGGCTCACCTCCATAAAACCCATCACTCTgtacaaatacatacaaataccGAAGGACTGATTTACAATACTATTATAATTCCTTTTTCtgtcacaaaaaaataaatatgacttgTTGCAAATGGATATCTCaatactacttttattttatttttttaaagattttatttatttatttgagagagagagagagagagagcacaagcagggggagcagcagagggagagggagaagcaggctctcggctGAGCCGGAAGCCCGaaccagggcttgatcccaggaccctgacttcatgacccaagctgaaggcagatacttaactgacagagccacacGGGTGTCCCTCAATACTACTTTTAGAataggaaaatattcaaaataatagtgCCTGCATTGTTATGCGTGATATTCCCTGCATATCTTATTTGTCTAAACAGATGACTTTCAAAGTACCACAGCAATCTAAAATGACTAACTTTGACAAATGTTAAGGATTCCAAGTACTTTTTAACTGATCTATATGTTGACTTTAAGAGCTCTGGATACAAACCTATATTTCCATATAGAAGTTACACAATATTTATTTTGGTTGATAATATTAAgtttattcaaattatttaatattatattggAATAGAAGTTATTGTGATATGTTACCttcaacataatataatttttataaaggcatcattaaaattttattttctgcaaactACAAATTATCTCAGGAGGATGAAATTATATGCTCTTGTTGAGGAAGTAATTTTTCCTACCTTTCATTGCTGAAGCCCAGAATTTTAACAGAAATAAGGAATTAATACCACCTTCTTAAGAACTaagcttaggggtgcctgggtactTAAGTggctgattcttggtttcagctcacatcataATCTTGGtgtagtgagatggagccccatgatgggctctgtgctcagcttggagtctgcttcagattctgtttccttcctctccctcctcctctgcccctcccctgctcatgtgctcaagtgcttgcacacactctctcactctctctaaaaaataaataaataaataaaaccttaaaaaaagtaattaagctGCAAGACTTTATTGCATTCTTAAAGGTGTCCAAACAgaattatattctcttttaaattttcaaactcaaaaaatcaaattagaatcATATACAGTCTAAAGATCTTTTTATTAATAAGTATTGAGacaattttgaatatattaaaagtattttcaaaatgtataattatGAGTGGAGTTTAAACCTCAATTTTTAGTAATTCAATTTCAGCTATCATCTAAAAAAATCACTGCCTATGAAtaactaaaagaataaataattccaAAGGAAATATAATGAAACTTTAGGCATAAAACTCAGCCTGCAAAACACAAAAGTAGgcaaaaatatatgcaaacacaTTCCTTATTTTTCATTGAGACATCTCAACGTTATTAGGATGGCAGTTAATTTGAAAGGTAATTTTcaattttaccaaataaaaattccagtaaGCTTTAAAGAAGTTAGAAAAGTTGTCTTAATGTTCACATgcagaagtaaaaatataatagcccaagtatccattgatagatgaatgcatAGGAAGATatggtatgtatacacaatggaatatNagccgagatgcccttcaacagatgactggattaagaagctgtggtccatatatacaatggaatattactcagctatcagaaagaacgaattctcaacatttgctgcaacatggacggcactggaggagataatgctaagtgaaataagtcaagcagagaaagacaattatcatatgatttctctcatctatggaacataagaactaggatgatcggtaggggaagaaagggataaagaaaaggggggtaatcagaagggggaatgaaacatgagagactatggactatgagaaacaaactgaagacttcagaggggagggggtgggggaatgggatagactggtgatgggtagtaaggagggcacgtattgcatggtgcactgggtgttatacgcaactaatgaagcatcaaactttacatcggaatctggggatgtactgtatggtgattaacataatataataaaataaaattaaaaaaaaagaaaaaaacaaataccatatgatgtggaatttaagaaacaaaacaagcaaaggaaaaaaagagagagaaaccaagaaataaactcttttaactacagagaacaaattgatggttaccagaggggaggaacgtagggggatgggtgaataggtgatggggattaaagagtgcacttatgatgagcactaagtaatgtatagaattgttaaatcactatattgtatacctgcaACTagtataacactatatgttaactatactggaattaaaattaaaaattcaataaaaaaaagaaaaaaaaacaatgaaaaggaagagatttGAGGGGAACTAGACttaaaagatactaaaatatattCAAGGTCTATGCAATTAAAATAGTGTAGTATCGGTGCATTGATAGAAAGACCAAAGGTACaaaatagaaattccagaaaCAGGCTCAACTATGATATACTAAAAATCCAGCATATCATATTataaaagtggtattttaaaTGATCAAGATAAAGTCTTTTTCATAAATGGTATTCAGACAACTGGAtagccatttggaaaaatataaaatcagatcCAGTCCTCACACCATACGCATACAAAAAACTCTAAATGGATAAGACATCCTAGCATACAAAATAAAACTNTCTGAGCTGTATACTTCAAAATGATTAAGatgattaagattttttaaaataaaaaatagtaaacttCATGTGTGTGttaccataataaaaatgttttaaaaatattaaaagtgaagCACTGATACATTGTACAACATCATGAACCTGAAAAATATGCTTAGTGAGAGAATCCAGATGCATAAGACCagatattgtaggattccattcatatgaaatgtccagtaTAGACACacccataaagacagaaaataaagtagtagttttcaggggctggggtgggggggggttggaagTGACTACTAATGTGTAcatggtttctttttggagtgatgaaaatgttctggaattaaatagtGATGATAGATgcacaattttgtgaatatacttaaacATGCCAAATTCCATACTATAtaaggtgaattttatgatatatggataaaaaatcaatgtaagtCTATGTAATGGGATTGTGtgcagacattaaaaaattaacaatgagaAGAAAGATTATATGGAGAAATCACTAAGCTATATGGTGAagttaaaaataccaaaaaactaAATGCAAAAACTGTgatgttgtgaaatgatcaagGCCAAGATCAcctttgtgaaataaaaaacaacacaTGTGCAGGTACATGCATTTCACACATGTATCTGTGTATGTAAACAGATACACAAATTTACATGTGGTTCCTCTCCCCCAAGCAATTATTGAAAACTGATTATAATGGTCAACcttgaaaatttttacttttcatttgatATCTTTCCGAACTATTCACTTTTTCTAACcttatattatttgtcttttacaCTTATTTAATCTTTTGGATGTTTAAAGTGGTTATCTAGGCAAAGAGCTAATAGATCTTtttgcttccttatttttattttatagaattctttaaaaaaccctagtgaaacattatattaaaaacctaaaattaaaaaaaatgtctagtcTCACTCCAAATcattcctctttttcattttatgaaaatccTACAAAAACTCCATGGTTTTTGTCCTTAGATTGGTActtaaaaacaattaacaaagaaATCCTTTACATTTGTACATGTAAGAGAAAAATTCTTGGCCTTGAGATGAAAGTTGatttctgaaagaaatcagaattaaCCAACCAAATTCCCAAttcaaaaaatccaaaaattttccctcccttcacctatAAGATGAAAtcggagagagagacaaaccataagagactcttaagtataggaaacaaactgagggttgctggaggggaggtggagggaatggggtaacttggtgatgggcattaaggagggcacgtgatgtaatgagcactgggtgctatatgcaaccgATATATTactgaactctatatctgaaactaatgatacactgtatcttaaataattgaatttaaataaaataagtaaaaataaataaataagtaacccTCCCCCAAATTAAAACTGATTAATATCATGCAGAGGTGGGTTCAATTTTATTCTCTGTTgtcattttttaagtataattgacatacaacattatattagtttcagctatATGacacaatatttcaaatttgtaTGCATTGGGAAATGATCACCGCTTACCATCTGCCACcacataaaattacaaaaaacaaatatatataaataggaaactttaagatttattttcttagcatttttcaaatttgcaatacaatattattgagtatagtcaccatgctgtatattacatcctatgacatatttatttcataactgaacatttgtacctcttgatcccctttacccattttaccCACTTCCCAAACCTCCTCCcttttggcaaccaccaatctattctctgtatctatgagttttgttttgctttgcttgttcatttgctttgtttttttgactctacatgtaaataaaatcatacggtattttttttctctgtcttacttcacttagtataataccctataagtccatccatattgtcacaaatagcaatatttcatgctttttcttGGTTGAGCCATATTGCATTGTatgaatgtgtgtttgtgtgcatgtatgtgtgtgtgtgtataccacttcttctttatacACGCATCCATcattggacacttaggttgttactatcttggctattgtgtgaataatgctgcaatgaacatggtgaatgcatatatccttttgagttattttttgtttcctttggataaatcccataagtggaattgctggatcatatggtagttctgtttgtaatttttttcaggaactttcatactgttttccatagtgattgcaccagtttacattcccaccaacagtgtacaattgttctcttttctccccattctcaccaacacttatttcttatatttttgataatagttattctaacaggtgtgaggggatatctcattgtggttttgatttacatttccctggtaatgagtgatgttgataatctTTTCATGAAGCTATTGGCCACCTgcttatcttctttggagaaaatgtctattcggatcctctgtccatttttaatcagatttttttttgctatggagttgtatgagttctttatatatattatggatttgggacccttatcagatatacaatttgcaaatattttctcccattgagtgcattgcatttttattttgttgatggcttccttcactatgcagaagcttcttagtttgatgcagtcccatttgtttatttttgcttttgttgctatTGCCTTTGGAGCCAGATATAAAAAATTGTATCACCAAAACTGCTGTCAAGGAGGTTAttgcatatgttttcttctaggagttttatggtgtatggtcttacattcaagtctttaatctgttttgagaaaatttttgtgtatggtgtaaaacagtgatccagtttcattctttttcatgtggctatccagttttcccaccaccatttataGAAGAGACTGTTGTTTCCCCTCTGTTGTCATCTTTTGAGCActttaaattatgaaagaaattcagATCTATAACACTTCTCAAATCTGGTTTGATAGCCCTTCAGCCTAATAGTGCCCTCTTCTGGTTTCATGATTCACATTCACCTGGTTCTTcaatgcttaaagaaaaaaaaagtttaacttgGAAAAGGTGATGGGGAAAAATCATTTTGAGACCTAGCTGTAAAAGGCTTTAGTTTTCCATTTTagtataacaaaaataaacaaaattcagttGGGGGTATAATGATGGTTACCAAggactgggagaaggggaaaattttttttaattagtatgaaaaaattctggagactGGTTGTACATTTTGAATATACTCAACACTACTAaacagtacacttaaaaatgataaagatggaaaattttatgtttattttaccacaattaaaaataaaaaaataaatccagttgAAATATAAATAGTCCAGGTTGATGGCAGCAGGTTTAAGTTGGGACTGTTTTCACAAGTCAAATGTTTACCATAAGTGTAACACACCTggatttgatataatttttaattcctgttattttactaaaataggcaacatttattttaatttactaaaatGGTAGCTATGAAACAACTTAATTTCAACTTTTACTCTTGGTCTTTTGTCTTGAAGATTGAGAGACTCATCTGAAAAGATAGCAAAAATGTTACCTCATTTACTTcggaaaacaatgaaatattctaCAGTATAACTGGGTAGAAGGGATGacattcactgaaataaaaaaaaaaaactaggaaaggaGGAAGTTTTGAGGATTAGGGATAGACCAATTGTTCTCAGTGGGGATGattttgcctcccaggggacatttggcagtgtctggagacattttggttttACAGCTGGTGAGGATGTGCTACTGCCCTGTGTTGAGATACTGctgaacatcctacaatgcacagggcaGGCCCCTACCACAAAGAGGAATCTGGCctcaaatgtcagtagtgccaagagTGAGAAACACTAGGTTAGAGTCCTCTCCCCTGACTTTGGCTACTGTTTCTCAGCCTTTGCTGTAGACTACTCTTCTTCAGTCTACAATTACTCAATTTTCTGTCATTAGCccacttcttttttctctatattttctcttGAGGATAACATTCATCTCCAGGACTTCAACTACCAGATCTATGTTGGTGATTCCCACATGTTATGTCTAGTGCCAACTGCTTTTCTAAATCTAAAGCATTGCTTCTCTTGATTTCCCTTTACATGTTTTCATTAACCCATTGATacaatatttttctctattagtAGCATTTGGTAGAAAACCGCAGGGTCATTTATTtcccaaacatttatttagtgtctAGTTTGTGTAAAGGGCTCCACTGGTACTTAAAGGAAGGTAGTGATGGTGAAGATGAGAGGCAATCGTGgttaataaatactttaaatacatGATCCCTGATTATGGCAAtagttttaaaaggaagaaattattatcTCCTGGAAACTATAGCTCTAAGTGTTTAAACGATTACTTAAATATCACAgagcttataaataacagaatattttaaaagctccatTTTGACATTAAGGATTGAACTCTCTTTTCTAAAAAACACTGAGGACAGTGGTGTAGAAGTGTGGTCTAGTTTGTACATAGACATAGGAGGATGGACTTGAATGATGAAGGTCTAAGAAGTTCCAGTAGCCTTTTCTTCTAAGCCATATTGCACCCTCCTCTGGTTACTTACCGTATATCATAGAATATAATACACCAGATAGTAAgatgatttattattttccataactctgggaaatagaacaaaaacattGCCAATTAAAGTATGACATTCCATCAGTTGAGATCGAGATTCATCAACTGAAATTATATACatgttgaaacatttaaaaacattagacatttaaaaaagtaagccTTCAGAGATTTCTAATTTGTTAAAATACGAAGAAATAAGTGACGTTACATTTTTTGATATACGGTGACTTTATTTTCCACATTCAATTACCATGGTCAATGCTAGTGTGCTATTGCGCACTTTAGTCCACTAACGCGTTtgcatattgctttttaaatggtCCTAGGTAGTTTCATGGCTCTGTATTGTGCTTTGGCAACTCTATAGTAAAGCCCTTAGCTTTTGGATACTTTCTTtgttctcccacctcccccacacctgcgcacctccccccccaccccgcgcgcTTTTCCACAATCTATGCAAAGTTTATCATTTAGGAGTAAACCTAAATTTCTTCTAATCTTAAAATTGCATAGATTGTATAAGACAGAACATAGATTTAATTACATTTGGGGGGACGGGAAgaggaaaaacattaaatattaaatataggcCTCGTTTTCTTAAGACCCTCCctgtaaaaacattaaaatagggtggggtagggaggggaggGCGGAGGCGGAGAGGGGATATGCGTTTCAGGATACAGGAAATACGGTAAACGCGAAACCGGGAGGAAGCTCTGTGCCTGCAAGGGACCCGCCGCCATCTCAGGTCTCGGCCTCGCAGGGCCCACCAGAGAGAACTGACGCCCAGTCCTATAATCCTTATGGGGGACCAACCTTGTGCCTCAGGGAGATCCACGCTCCCACCTGGAAATACGCGGGAAATCAGGCCTCCAAAAAAGCGCTGCCTCCTAGCTCCACGGTGGGATTATCCAGAAGGAACTCCCAACGGAGGTAGTAACCCTCTCCCCTCCGCACCTTCTCCTGCATCACCCGGCCTGAAATCGCACCCTCCTCCTCCAGAGAAGTAGTAGAATATACTTCTCTCACCCCAAACCAGGTCAGATTCTTTCATTCTCATCTTGGACATTCAGACTCTCTGCAACTTAATTACGCGATTTCCCagatctctttcctcttttctctattctttccacgatttcaaaattgaaaaacaaattaaccAACAAAAATGGGGGCATTAAATAGCTCTTTCACAAAATATGTTTGGATGAAATTAtggatatttattgaaattaagtaattatttttaacagctgtGATAACTgtggttatattttttaagaaatagatttaaatattttgatatgcttaaaaataattcagtgggGCCAAAGTGGGGGTTACAAACAAAATGTTTATGAGTTGATCATAACTGGATGATGTATACGTGGAGATTCATTATACTGTTCTCActacttttgtgtatatttgaaacttttccACTAAAAAAAGTCATTGATTCAAGATCAGTAACATATGGAAAGCCTCATTCCTATGCTAACACGCCTAATTCCTGCGCTGACAGAGGGTATTCTAAAGTGAGTCTTCAGAaatgtgtgtttctctgtgtgtggcAGGAAAAtttagtaagtaaaaaaaaaaaaaagaaaagaaaagaaaaagaaaaagagaaaaaagtcagacTATGGTAAGTCAAACCCAAGTGTTTGTTCAGGGTATGCAGGGAGCACTCAGGATGGACGAAATAATTCTGCCTGTTAGTAATCATGACCCATCTAAAAGGAAAGGGGAACTTTGGGTGGGCCCTAAAGGGTAAGTGACCTCTGCTTGTGGAAGGGGAGAAAATGCTTTTCAGGCCTGGTGTTTCCAGGACAAAAGCCCTAAAGCAGGCGTCTTCTGTGAAAAACTTGGGTATAACAATCTTGGAGAAAGACTTGGAGGTGCAATAGAATGTTGCAGGGCCTTGAATGTTATGCTAAGAAGTATATAGTTTAATCCGAAAGTGGTGGTAACCATTGAAGATTTTCAATCAAGTGATGTATTTTAGGAGTCCCAGTTTTTACTCTCAGAGAGACAATCTTCTATTTTGATGACCTTCTagaatgcaaaaaagaaaaccaaatctgaTCCAAGCCTCACAGATTCTTGTAATCCAAGGAAACAGGGCATCCTTTCTTCTCACAGGGAATAAACCTTTATGGAGCCCTTGCAAAGGACTAGACATTGTGCTGGGAGCTGCAGGGAATGGATGACAaagcatagtgcctggtacatagtaggagTGAAACAGATATTTGAATAAGTAAGTCAGTAAATGCTAGGATAAGAGTAGAAACTGAGGAGGCTCTAGACTTGGGACTTAGAGGTAGAGCATAGAAAAAGAATGAGCTCTGTTTTGCTTCAAAGCATCATCCAGTCATTCCTTTACACTCTGATTTGCCTCAATTTTACTTCAAATGTCCAAGGGGTAAG
This window harbors:
- the NBDY gene encoding negative regulator of P-body association, with the translated sequence MGDQPCASGRSTLPPGNTREIRPPKKRCLLAPRWDYPEGTPNGGSNPLPSAPSPASPGLKSHPPPPEK